CCAATAAACGTTGTAAGGCAAATTTTGAGATGTGAAGGGAGTGAAGAACAAATACTTTATATTTGATGTCCCGTTTCACCCATAAGTCGCTGATTCATAGTTGTTCATCTGAAGGTGAAACTGGTGAACCCTTTGAACGTATATTATAGTTATAGGTTAATCTTAGAGGTTTTTGTACTGAGTTTATTACTATGATTTCTAAATTATACGGATTTTCTTTCTCCTTTTCTGATTTTATATTCTATCTTTGTAGTGCTCTTTATCAAATCTACAACAGGGGAACCTGCTGTATCAATGTGGCAGGCTTTTTTATGTCTGTCTCCATTTTCTATATGGCGGTTTCGTACCCCCATGTAGGATGTTAATGCACCTACTGCTGTTGTGGAATGGTGAAGAGCAATGGGACAGGCGGAACCGCTTCTTTTATTTTCTAAAACTACCTTTCTGTATCGCCCCATTGAGCTTAATTTATTCACCATTTAATTTTAAATTCTTATGGAAGAGGTTTTAAACAATCAGCAAGTTCGCCCGGGGGACGCAACACAATTCATGCATGCCATTTTTTCATCAGATGATGAAATGATGACTTTTTATCTGACATTCAGTCGTTTTGTTAATCCTGACAGTTATTTGGTGCAATGCACCGACCGGAAAAGATTGGAAGATTTGGCTAATGTACTTCGTAGCAATGTGGTGGCTTTTAATGCTATTCATAGCTATAAGTCTATAAGTGTGAAAGAGGTTATTAAAGGATTTGGAATGTATATGATGAGTATTCATATTTCTAATGCCAATCGTCAGCAAGGTGCCGATGCGGTAGGCAGTTTGATTAATTGCGTAATAGATACAACCAAAAATAGTTGGCAATTTAGGAAAATGAGTCGGGCTAACTATATGCATCTTGAAAATGTAAGATACTTGCTGAATCGGTTGAATACGGAAATTGATGAGAAAGAAGATGGTAAAGCAATAAACTTGTAATGCAAAATTCTATCCTTCTTCTTTGTTTTGGCGTTATTTTTATACCTTTGTGAGAAATAACTAAGATATCAATGAATATAAGCCAAAACTACAGAGAAGCAGTAAAGGCCATTAAAGAAGCCATCTTACGCAGCCAATATCGTGCTGTATCTTCCGTAAACAAAGAATAACTATCATTGTATTACGGCATTGGAAAATACGTGTCAGAGAACTCGCGTGAAGGCTTTTGGGGTAAAGCTGCAATAGAAACCATAAGTCGGCAGTTACAGGCAGAACTGCCCGGCTTACGGGGCTTTTCGGCAGCGAACATCAAGTTTATGCGTCAATTTTATGAAATATGGAGTGTTGATTTGAAATCGCTAACTGCAGTTAGCGAAATAAGCGATACTCAATCGCTAACCGCAGTTAGCGAAATTGATATTTTGCAGTTGGTTGAGAGTGATAATGCTATAGAAGAAAGATTTGACTTGTCTATGTTTGTTTCACTTGGGTTTACACATCATATGATAATTGTCCGCAAAGTTGGTCCGCTTACAGAACGATTGTTTTATATTCATCAAGCTGTGATAAATAAGTGGAGCAAAGAAATTTTGACGGCGAGAATCGACGATGATTTATATAATCATAGGGGAGAGTTAGCCCATAATTTCATTCAGACCATTCCTGATAATCGGCAAACGCTTAAGACTATTGGAATGTTCAAGGATGAATATCTGCTTGACTTTATTAATGTAGAAGAACTCGGTGAACGGGATAAAGAGGATATTGACGAGCGGGTAATAGAACAGGAAATTGTACATAACGTGAAAAAGTTTATAATGACTTTCGGGCGTGATTTTGCATTTGTGGGCAATCAGTATAAATTGGAAGTGTTTGGTGTAGAGCACTTTCCCGACTTGATTTTCTTTAATCGGGAGTTGAATGCATTAGTTATAATTGAGTTGAAGAAAGGGGCGTTTAAACCGTCATATTTGGGACAGCTATGTACTTACTTGCGCCTTGCTGATGACCAAATGCGTAAACCTCATGAAAATCCATCAATTGGAATCGTACTGTGTAAGAGCGCTGATAAAAAATATGTGGAATATGTAATTCAGGACTATGATAAACCGATGGGAGTTGCTACATACAAAACATCCGATGAGATGCCGGAAAAGCTGAAACGGGTTTTGCCTGGCGTGGAAGATTTGAAAAAGCTCTTATAGTAATAAAATCAAGATGTAACGTAAAGTAAAGCATCTGTAACCTGCCCGATAGAAAAGGAGTTCAATCTTTTGTGCTCCTTTTTTTTATTGTCGTAACTTTGTCTGCGGATAATCAGATAAAAAACGAACTGTTATGAGAAACACATTCTTTTGGATTTTATTCCTTTTTATTTTGCCTCTTCAGGCACAGCAGAAACTTCCTTCTTTGCAGAAGCAGGGAAGTGCCACGCAACTTGTTGTAGATGGCAAGCCGTTTTTAGTTATCGGTGGAGAGTTGGGTAACTCTTCGGCTTCATCCATCGAAGACATAGAACGTATTTTCCCAAAATTACAACGTATGGGGTTGAATACGGTTTTAGTTCCCGCCTACTGGGACTTGACAGAACCCACAGAAGGTACATTCGACTTTACCTTAACAGATAAAGTGATTCAACAAGCTCGTGCGAATGATTTGAAAGTTGTTTTTCTTTGGTTTGGTGCCTGGAAAAACTCGATGAGCTGTTACGCTCCGCTATGGTTTAAAAAAGATTATAAGAAATATCCCCGTGCCTATACGAAAGCCGGGAAACCGCTTGAAATAGCCAGTTCTTTCTCTGAAAATGTATTCCAGGCAGATAGCAAGGCTTTCTCTGAATGGATGAAGCATATAGCAAGCATTGACAAAGAAGGAACCGTAATCATGGTTCAGATAGAGAATGAGATCGGTATGTTGGAAGATGCCCGCGATTACTCCAAGGAAGCGGACAAACTGTTTAATGCACCTGTTCCGCCCCTTTTCATCGACTATTTGGAGAAGAACAAAAAGCAACTGCACCCTGAAATGCTGGCAAAATGGGAAAGCCGGGGATTCAAGAAGCAGGGCACTTGGCAGGAAGTGTTCGGCGCGGATGTCTACACGGATGAGATTTTTATGGCATGGTCATATGCGCAGTATGTGGAACGGATGGCTAAGATAGCACGCTCCATTCATAACGTACCCTTGTATGTGAATGCTGCCATGAACAGCAGGGGAAGAAAACCGGGAGAATACCCCTCGGCAGGTCCATTGGCTCACTTGATAGACGTATGGCATTATGGAGCGCCCAGCATTGATTTTCTGGCTCCCGATTTATATGATAAAGGTTTTGTGGATTGGGTGGCGAAGTATAAATTGCCCAATAACCCGCTCTTTATCCCGGAAATCCGGTTGGAAGATAATGACGGTGTACGTGCTTTCTATGTATTTGGCGAGCACGATGCTATCGGTTTCTGTCCTTTCTCTATCGAGAATGGTTCGGATAAGGCAGACTCTCCTTTAGTACAGAGTTATGGCAAACTGAAGGAATTAATGCCTTTATTAACCAAATATCAGGGCAAAGGAATGATGAACGGTCTTTTGTTTGACGGTGAGAACAGGGAACGGATATTAGCATGTGATGATTTGGAAATTACCTGTCGTCACTATTTCACTTTGCCGTGGGATGCCCGTGCCCGTAATGGCAGTGTATGGGCTGAAGGTGGCGGCATTCTGTTACGCCTGGCTCCCAATGAGTATATCGTTGCCGGCAGTGGTATTGTGCTTGAATTCAGGAAGAAAGGAGAGGGTAAGGTAAAAGGTTCGCAAGCATTAGGTGAGGACGGCTTTGTCAGTGTCGGTGGAAAGGCGCAAAAGCAGGAGAATACTTGGCAGGGCGGTTTGAGAGCCGGTATCGGTTCCGTAGATGAAGTGAGTGTCAATGAAGACGGTTCTCTGAAATATATCCGGCGTTTGAATGGCGACCAAGACCATCAGGGAAGGCACGTGCGTATTCCCGTGGGTGAGTTTAGCATTTTACACGTGAAGTTATATGAATATAAGTAACGGGTATAAATTACCGATATAAATCATGCTATAAATCACGTATACAAATAAAGAGAAATACGAAAGAATACTTAACGCTTGCTTTCACCTAGTACGAGCAAACTTTCCGGTCCCATATTGAATAGCAGATCTATAATGCTCAGATTGGGAAGAAAGCCTAGTTTGGACTCAAAAACCTGATAATAGGGCTGCGGGACAAATTCCGTATCCGTTGTCCGAAAATCTTTCTTAGGATGAATAACTTCCCGGAAATCGACTTCTTCGGGAGTGAACTCTATCTTATATTCAGAGGTACGTTCCATATCAGGATGAATATCTATCAATTCGCAGACTAACCGGCAAATTTCTTCGTTGAAATCGACCAAAAACTCATATTTCTTCTCATAGAAAGGACGGAAATCGTCTTTGTAGTATTCAAAGAAAGGAGTACTGTTGTAAGCTGATTCAATCGCGTTCCAATGCAAATGTCTCCAGTTGCCGTGGTCGGAGATACGAATATCTTTCATCGGACATTTCAGTGTATCGGGCTTTACTGTCGGGATGGAAAGCGCTAACTCTCCGCCAGGGCCGGCAATCGTGCAACGATTACGGTATGTCTGTTTGATATAGTGGTCGTGCTGCTCTACGAACACTTTATCGTAAGCTAGTAGCTTAGTATAATACTCAACAGGAGCGAGATAAGCTGAAGATAAATAAGCTGTTTTCATTTCTTTCATTTTATGCGTTCGGGCGTCTTTTATTTTACCGTTCTGAAGAAGCGGTTCCATCGGTATCCGTCAAACAAGCCTGTTCCTTTTTCCTTGGAAAACCAAATGACAGCGGCTTTCCCGATGATATGGTCTTGCGGAACGAATCCGAACAGGCGCGAATCGGATAAGTTGATGGTATTGTTTGAGCCCATCCAATAGTAATCTTTAGTGAAATAACAATGTTGTGCAGGTTTTCCGTCTATGTATAACGTGTCGTTCTTTATTTCCGCCTGTTTGCCCTCATGCATTACGAGAGTATTCCGCAATAAGGTGATATTCCAGGGATATACCCGGATATATTTCCCTTTACCGGGGATAATCAGTGGTTTCAGTTCAATATCTTTTTTCCGGGATAAAGGCTGTATCCAGTTTTGCCCGTTCATCGCCTGCTCCAACAAGTAATATTCATACCGGCTGAAACTGCGTACATGAGTGCTGTCGCTGCTTCCCATCAGTCCGTCGTCGTTGATGGACAGTGTATGCATGAGTGAGGTAATCAAGTTTTCCTTGGAGACAGGGTAGGCATAGAGCCTTTTCTTGTCGGGATTGAGTTTCGATTCGGGAGAAGTGGCGGAGAAAAGGGAGTCTACCAGTAGGGTGTCACCCGGAACGCCGATACAACGGCTGATATAAACTTCCCGGCGGTCGATGACCGGTTGGCGGATACCGGCAGGATTATTAAATACAACGATGTCTTGCTGCTGCACGGGATGTTCGCCCCAGCGATGATAAGAAAAAAGCGTCATAAAAGGAACACGCAGTCCGTAGCTCCATTTGTTAACTAAGATGCGCTCGCCCTGGAAAATGGAGTTCTCCATGCCGGTGGAAGGGATAAGGCAGGACGTAAAAGCAAATCCCCGGAGCAGAAGCACGACGACTACTGCTCCGGCAAATGCTAATATCCATTTGTATTTACGAAAGTTTATCATAT
The DNA window shown above is from Bacteroides faecium and carries:
- a CDS encoding PDDEXK nuclease domain-containing protein, with product MYYGIGKYVSENSREGFWGKAAIETISRQLQAELPGLRGFSAANIKFMRQFYEIWSVDLKSLTAVSEISDTQSLTAVSEIDILQLVESDNAIEERFDLSMFVSLGFTHHMIIVRKVGPLTERLFYIHQAVINKWSKEILTARIDDDLYNHRGELAHNFIQTIPDNRQTLKTIGMFKDEYLLDFINVEELGERDKEDIDERVIEQEIVHNVKKFIMTFGRDFAFVGNQYKLEVFGVEHFPDLIFFNRELNALVIIELKKGAFKPSYLGQLCTYLRLADDQMRKPHENPSIGIVLCKSADKKYVEYVIQDYDKPMGVATYKTSDEMPEKLKRVLPGVEDLKKLL
- a CDS encoding GH35 family beta-galactosidase: MRNTFFWILFLFILPLQAQQKLPSLQKQGSATQLVVDGKPFLVIGGELGNSSASSIEDIERIFPKLQRMGLNTVLVPAYWDLTEPTEGTFDFTLTDKVIQQARANDLKVVFLWFGAWKNSMSCYAPLWFKKDYKKYPRAYTKAGKPLEIASSFSENVFQADSKAFSEWMKHIASIDKEGTVIMVQIENEIGMLEDARDYSKEADKLFNAPVPPLFIDYLEKNKKQLHPEMLAKWESRGFKKQGTWQEVFGADVYTDEIFMAWSYAQYVERMAKIARSIHNVPLYVNAAMNSRGRKPGEYPSAGPLAHLIDVWHYGAPSIDFLAPDLYDKGFVDWVAKYKLPNNPLFIPEIRLEDNDGVRAFYVFGEHDAIGFCPFSIENGSDKADSPLVQSYGKLKELMPLLTKYQGKGMMNGLLFDGENRERILACDDLEITCRHYFTLPWDARARNGSVWAEGGGILLRLAPNEYIVAGSGIVLEFRKKGEGKVKGSQALGEDGFVSVGGKAQKQENTWQGGLRAGIGSVDEVSVNEDGSLKYIRRLNGDQDHQGRHVRIPVGEFSILHVKLYEYK
- a CDS encoding WbqC family protein yields the protein MKEMKTAYLSSAYLAPVEYYTKLLAYDKVFVEQHDHYIKQTYRNRCTIAGPGGELALSIPTVKPDTLKCPMKDIRISDHGNWRHLHWNAIESAYNSTPFFEYYKDDFRPFYEKKYEFLVDFNEEICRLVCELIDIHPDMERTSEYKIEFTPEEVDFREVIHPKKDFRTTDTEFVPQPYYQVFESKLGFLPNLSIIDLLFNMGPESLLVLGESKR
- the lepB gene encoding signal peptidase I: MNFRKYKWILAFAGAVVVVLLLRGFAFTSCLIPSTGMENSIFQGERILVNKWSYGLRVPFMTLFSYHRWGEHPVQQQDIVVFNNPAGIRQPVIDRREVYISRCIGVPGDTLLVDSLFSATSPESKLNPDKKRLYAYPVSKENLITSLMHTLSINDDGLMGSSDSTHVRSFSRYEYYLLEQAMNGQNWIQPLSRKKDIELKPLIIPGKGKYIRVYPWNITLLRNTLVMHEGKQAEIKNDTLYIDGKPAQHCYFTKDYYWMGSNNTINLSDSRLFGFVPQDHIIGKAAVIWFSKEKGTGLFDGYRWNRFFRTVK